One Cicer arietinum cultivar CDC Frontier isolate Library 1 chromosome 8, Cicar.CDCFrontier_v2.0, whole genome shotgun sequence DNA segment encodes these proteins:
- the LOC101504986 gene encoding transcription initiation factor TFIID subunit 1 isoform X2: MGYDSDSPSQDGRDEDDEEEYEESDKGSCFLGFMFGNVDNSGDLDVDYLDEDAKEHLSALADKLGPSLTDIDLSGKSPQTPRGVVEQDCGEKAEDAVDYEDIDEEYDGPETETANEEDYLLPKKDFFAAEASLEVLACKTSVFDDENYDEESENEEDFVNNDAKVNNISLAEQEESFVDASKGESAFEDDLQVGSPQTEELDIDGQKPEGGPDVLKRSMATPLPVLYVEDGKAVLRFSEIFGIQEPHRKGEKKERRNSIPRDRFKSLDLSDDIVEEDEEEFLKSFSQSLTLTKQVSVVHTDVSENNNVDLEFPKFGFLHADASLTAKDDRQPKDSCLSGEPMKEDFAEDFSWKDHPLMLANFYPLDQRDWENEILWGNSPVTSDNNVESCEISGPEMRASGGGDLEIESGIQNFQSVPQKILEEKDRNVFTCCSPVSLDPFDSRDSNGAKTNSISQSLFHPQLLRLEVDGSHLADGRGADISEMHNQSGQVKRLTKVMSQNRDLMDDSWIDKIMWGEHDQPKMKSKLIFDLQDNQMHFEVLDSKDGTHLRLHAGAMILTRSLKSISVDSSELSGQGGQYGWRYVANDKHYSNRKTSQQLKSNSKKRSAHGVKIFHSQPALKLQTMKLKLSNKDIANFHRPKAIWYPHDNEVAVKEQGKLPTHGSMKIIMKSLGGKGCKLHVDAEETLSSVKVKASKKLDFKASETVKIFYLGRELEDQNSLVAQNVQPNSLLHLVRTKIQLWPRAQRVPGENKSLRPPGAFKKKSDMSVKDGHVFLMEYCEERPLLLSNVGMGARLCTYYQKSSPDDQSGSLLRNTNSSVGHVISLDPADKSPFLGDLKPGCSQSSLETNMYRAPIFTHKVPSTDYLLVRSSKGKLSLRRIDKINVVGQQEPLMEVFSPGSKNLQTFLMNRILVHMCREFQAAEKRHLSPYIRIDDFLSQFPYLSEASFRKRIKEYANLQRGANGQSIFVKKRNFRMWSEDELRKMVTPELVCGYESMQAGLYRLKHLGITETHPNNISSAMSRLPDEAIALAAASHIERELQITPWNLSSNFVSCTSQGKENIERMEITGVGDPSGRGLGFSYARAPPKAPVSSAMVKKKAAAGRGGSTVTGTDADLRRLSMEAAREVLLKFNVPEEVIAKQTRWHRIAMIRKLSSEQAASGVKVDPTTIGKYARGQRMSFLQLQQQTREKCQEIWDRQVQSLSALNGDDNESDSEGNSDLDSFAGDLENLLDAEEFEEGEEATNDLKRDKGDGVKGLKMRRRTTLAQATEEMEDEVAEAAELCRLLMDDDEADKKKKKKARVMVDARRLIPKLQSKFIFDNTEPVKQITNVLQLDGTNHFKEDATTDHREEENFSAKKSKSVKVNKAKKNEISPISLPNKKIKLNMGEGRKNQVFKEKKPSRETFVCGACGQLGHMRTNKNCPKYGEDLEAQLESTDMEKSIGKSSFVDPSSQSQHKLTSKKPISKITTKVAPVDNSTKIPLKFKCSSTEKSSDRPAIETLQSADKPVTSDSETAKSAKINKIIIPNKGKSDDTQAESLKHAIVIRPPTDSGRGQVDSHKFPIKIRPPAEIDREQSHKKIIIKRTKDVADLELDSPGGNTGLEHRKTKRIVELANFEKHRKQEMMYSSESLVKWNAKEDRRWWEEQEKRRNEVRLREDKARRYHKEEMRILKEQERVDELKRYEEDIRREREEEERQKAKKKKKKKKPDLRDEYLDDPRERRYGKRMLERERSAKRRSIESGKISGDFMPPTKRRRGGGGEVGLANILESIVDAIVKDRHDLSFLFVKPVSKKEAPDYLDIIERPMDLSRIRERVRNMEYKSREDFRHDVWQITYNAHKYNDGRNPGIPPLADMLLEYCDYLLNENDDSLTAAEAGIEMKDF; encoded by the exons ATGGGATATGATTCGGATAGCCCCTCACAAGATGGGAGGGATGAAG ATGACGAAGAAGAATACGAGGAGTCTGACAAGGGTAGTTGTTTTCTTGGGTTCATGTTTGGAAATGTCGATAACTCTGGTGATCTTGATGTTGATTATCTTGATGAG GATGCAAAGGAGCATCTTTCTGCATTGGCTGACAAGCTGGGTCCATCACTGACAGATATAGAT TTGTCAGGAAAATCACCACAAACACCACGTGGCGTTGTTGAACAAG ACTGTGGTGAAAAGGCTGAAGATGCAGTTGATTACGAAGATATTGATGAAGAGTACGATGGTCCTGAGACTGAAACTGCCAATGAGGAGGACTATTTGTTGCCAAAAAAGGATTTTTTCGCTGCCGAAGCCTCTCTTGAAGTGTTGGCGTGCAAAACTTCTGTCTTTGATGATGAAAATTACGACGAAGAATCTGAAAATGAAGAAGACTTCGTGAATAATGATGCTAAAGTCAATAACATCTCTTTAGCTG AGCAGGAAGAGAGCTTTGTAGATGCATCTAAAGGAGAGAGTGCTTTTGAGGATGATTTACAAGTTGGCTCACCGCAGACTGAAGAATTGGACATTGATGGTCAAAAACCCGAG GGAGGACCTGATGTTTTGAAAAGGTCTATGGCTACACCGTTGCCTGTATTGTATGTGGAAGATGGAAAGGCAGTTTTACGCTTCTCCGAAATCTTTGGTATTCAGGAACCTCATCGAAAGGGAGAAAAGAAAGAGCGT CGTAATTCCATTCCCAGAG ATAGATTCAAGTCTTTGGATTTATCTGATGATATTGTAGAAGAGGATGAAGAGGAGTTTCTTAAAAGCTTCTCTCAGAGTCTCACACTTACGAAACAGGTTTCTGTAGTACATACTGACGTATCAGAAAACAATAATGTTGACTTGGAATTTCCAAAATTTGGATTTCTTCACGCGGATGCCTCACTTACTGCGAAAGATGATCGGCAACCAAAGGACTCTTGTCTTAGTGGCGAACCAATGAAAGAGGATTTTGCAGAAGATTTTTCCTGGAAAGATCATCCCCTCATGCTAGCCAATTTCTATCCTCTTGATCAGCGAGACTGGGAAAATGAAATCCTTTGGGGCAATTCTCCTGTTACAAGTGACAATAATGTTGAGAGCTGTGAAATTTCTGGACCTGAAATGAGAGCTTCTGGTGGTGGTGACCTAGAAATTGAAAGTGGGATACAGAACTTTCAATCAGTGCCCCAGAAGATACTGGAGGAGAAAGATCGAAATGTATTCACGTGCTGCTCTCCTGTTTCACTGGATCCCTTTGACTCAAGAGATTCAAATGGTGCTAAAACCAATTCAATATCCCAAAGTCTATTTCATCCCCAACTTTTGAGGCTAGAAGTGGACGGTTCTCATCTTGCAGATGGAAGAGGAGCGGATATATCTGAGATGCATAATCAAAGTGGTCAAGTAAAGCGTTTGACCAAGGTTATGTCACAAAACAGAGATCTCATGGATGACTCGTGGATAGACAAGATAATGTGGGGCGAGCATGACCAGCCTAAGATGAAATCAAAGCTTATTTTTGATCTTCAGGATAATCAAATGCACTTTGAAGTTTTGGATAGCAAGGATGGCACTCATCTTCGCCTTCATGCTGGGGCTATGATTTTAACTCGCTCTTTGAAATCAATTAGCGTGGACTCTTCTGAGCTATCGGGACAGGGAGGTCAGTATGGATGGAGATACGTTGCTAATGACAAACACTATTCAAACCGGAAAACTTCTCAGCAACTGAAATCAAACTCGAAAAAACGCTCAGCTCATGGTGTCAAAATTTTTCACTCGCAACCTGCACTGAAGCTGCAGACCATGAAATTGAAGTTGAGCAA TAAAGATATTGCAAATTTTCACCGGCCTAAAGCAATATGGTATCCCCATGACAATGAGGTGGCTGTTAAAGAACAAGGAAAATTACCAACACACGGGTCCATGAAAATTATTATGAAAAGCTTGGGTGGCAAGGGGTGTAAACTGCATGTTGATGCTGAAGAAACTCTCTCTTCTGTTAAAGTAAAAGCTTCTAAAAAGCTAG ATTTCAAGGCATCAGAAAcagtgaaaatattttatttaggtAGGGAGCTTGAAGATCAAAATTCACTCGTTGCACAAAATGTTCAGCCAAACTCCTTGTTACATCTTGTTCGTACAAAGATACAGTTGTGGCCTAGAGCACAAAGGGTTCCTGGTGAGAACAAGTCCTTGCGTCCTCCGGGAGCATTCAAGAAAAAATCTGATATGTCTGTAAAAGACGGACATGTTTTTCTTATGGA GTATTGTGAAGAAAGGCCTTTACTTTTGAGTAATGTTGGAATGGGAGCAAGACTGTGTACATATTATCAAAAGAGTTCGCCAGATGACCAATCTGGTTCCTTATTACGCAACACAAATAGTAGCGTGGGGCATGTTATTTCTCTGGACCCTGCTGATAAATCTCCTTTTCTTGGGGATTTAAAACCTGGTTGCAGTCAGTCATCACTTGAGACAAATATGTATAGAGCACCCATATTTACTCATAAAGTTCCATCAACTGACTACCTGCTGGTTCGTTCTTCAAAGGGAAAGCTATCATTAAGGCGcattgataaaattaatgttgTTGGACAGCAG GAACCTCTCATGGAGGTGTTTTCACCTGGAAGTAAAAATCTTCAGACTTTCTTGATGAACAGGATATTGGTACACATGTGCCGTGAATTCCAAGCAGCAGAGAAGCGACACTTGTCTCCATACATTCGCATTGACGATTTTCTTTCGCAGTTTCCTTACCTATCAGAAGCCTCATTCCGTAAGAGGATCAAAGAATATGCCAATTTACAG AGGGGTGCAAATGGACagtcaatttttgttaaaaagcgAAATTTCCGCATGTGGTCGGAAGATGAATTGAGAAAAATGGTGACACCAGAGCTT GTTTGTGGCTATGAAAGTATGCAAGCTGGCCTCTACCGCTTAAAACATTTAGGAATAACTGAAACACATCCTAATAATATTTCATCTGCAATGAGTCGTCTTCCTGATGAAGCAATAGCGCTGGCTGCTGCGTCACACATTGAGAGGGAACTGCAAATTACTCCTTGGAACTTGAGTAGCAATTTTGTGTCCTGTACAAGCCAG GGTAAGGAAAATATTGAACGGATGGAAATTACTGGTGTTGGTGATCCATCAGGTCGCGGCTTGGGTTTTAGCTATGCTCGGGCACCTCCAAAGGCACCAGTGTCTAGTGCAATGGTGAAGAAAAAAGCGGCTGCTGGCCGGGGAGGTTCAACTGTTACTGGTACAGATGCTGATCTACGTAGATTAAGCATGGAGGCTGCACGAGAG GTACTTCTTAAGTTCAATGTTCCTGAGGAAGTCATTGCAAAGCAAACCAGATGGCATCGCATTGCTATGATACGCAAACTTTCAAGTGAGCAAGCTGCGTCTGGGGTTAAGGTTGATCCAACGACAATAGGAAAATATGCTCGTGGCCAACGAATGTCCTTTCTTCAGTTACAGCAGCAGACCAGAGAGAAGTGTCAAGAGATTTGGGATCGACAAGTTCAGAGTTTGTCAGCTTTAAATGGTGATGATAATGAGAGTGATTCAGAAGGGAATAGTGATCTAGATTCTTTTGCTGGAGATCTGGAGAATTTGCTTGATGCTGAGGAATTTGAAGAGGGAGAAGAAGCTACTAATGACTTAAAACGTGATAAGGGAGATGGTGTTAAGGGTCTTAAAATGAGAAGACGAACAACCTTGGCCCAGGCAACAGAGGAAATGGAAGATGAAGTAGCCGAGGCCGCTGAATTGTGCAGGTTGCTTATGGATG ATGATGAAGCTgacaagaagaaaaagaagaaagccAGGGTTATGGTGGATGCAAGACGATTGATACCAAAATTGCAATCAAAATTTATCTTTGACAACACTGAACCAGTAAAGCAAATAACAAATGTATTGCAACTTGATGGAACTAATCATTTTAAGGAGGATGCAACTACAGATCACAGGGAG GAGGAAAACTTTTCTGCTAAAAAAAGCAAATCAGTGAAGGTCAATAAAGCAAAGAAGAATGAGATTTCACCTATTAGTCtacctaataaaaaaattaaattaaatatgggAGAAGGAAGAAAG AACCAGGTATTTAAGGAGAAAAAACCATCAAGGGAAACTTTCGTTTGTGGAGCATGTGGCCAG CTTGGGCACATGCGTACGAACAAGAACTGTCCGAAATATGGTGAAGATCTAGAGGCACAACTTGAATCTACAGACATGGAAAAATCAATTGGAAAATCCAGCTTTGTTGATCCCTCTAGCCAGTCCCAGCATAAACTCACCTCCAAAAAGCCGATATCAAAAATCACAACAAAAGTTGCTCCAGTTGATAATTCAACAAAAATTCCATTGAAGTTCAAATGCAGTTCCACAGAGAAATCTTCTGATAGACCTGCAATAGAAACGCTACAGAGTGCTGACAAACCAGTCACTTCTGACTCAGAAACTGCTAAGTCTGCCAAGAttaataagataattattcCTAACAAGGGGAAATCAGATGATACGCAGGCTGAATCTCTTAAGCATGCTATTGTTATACGCCCTCCTACTGATTCAGGTAGAGGTCAGGTTGATTCTCATAAGTTCCCAATTAAAATCCGCCCGCCTGCAGAAATTGATAGGGAGCAAAGTCACAAAAAGATAATTATAAAACGTACAAAGGATGTTGCTGATCTGGAGCTTGACAGTCCTGGTGGAAACACTGGACTTGAACACAGAAAAACTAAAAGAATTGTGGAATTGGCGAATTTTGAGAAGCACAGAAAGCAGGAGATGATGTATTCAAGTGAGAGTTTGGTAAAATGGAATGCTAAAGAAGATAGAAGATGGTGGGAAGAGCAAGAGAAACGAAGAAATGAAGTGAGACTCAGAGAAGACAAAGCAAGGAGGTATCACAAAGAAGAAATGAGGATTCTCAAGGAACAAGAAAGAGTAGATGAGTTAAAAAGATATGAAGAAGATATTAGAAGAGAGAGGGAAGAAGAAGAGCGGCAAAAAgctaagaagaaaaagaaaaagaaaaagcctGATTTAAGAGATGAATATTTAGATGATCCTAGGGAAAGAAGATATGGTAAGAGGATGCTAGAAAGAGAACGAAGTGCAAAAAGGAGATCCATTGAGTCAGGAAAGATTAGTGGAGATTTTATGCCGCCAACTAAACGTCGAAGAGGGGGAGGAGGAGAG GTTGGTTTGGCAAATATCTTGGAGAGCATTGTGGACGCCATTGTGAAAGATAGGCACGATCTGTCTTTTCTATTTGTGAAACCAGTGTCCAAGAAAGAAGCTCCGGACTACCTGGATATCATAGAGAGACCTATGGATCTTTCCAGAATCCGGGAGAGGGTTCGAAATATGGAGTACAAAAGCCGCGAAGATTTCAGACATGATGTCTGGCAGATTACTTATAATGCCCATAAATATAACGATGGGCGAAATCCTGGGATTCCTCCCCTTGCAGATATGCTTTTGGAATATTGTGATTATTTGTTGAATGAGAATGATGATAGTCTCACTGCTGCTGAAGCTGGTATTGAAATGAAAGATTTTTAA